GAAGCGCCACGAGATCAGGGTCGCTATGACCGGGGCGGTGTAGTAGACCAGGACTGCGTTCGCTATCGTTGTGTAGTTGAACGCGGTGAACAGGAAGGCCCAGTTGAGGGCGAGGGAGAGGCCCAGAGCAAGGAGGGGTTTCCACTTCTCCCCGAGGAGTGGCGGGAGGGCCGAGAGTTTTTCTCTCTCCATTAGGGCGATTATCCCGGCGAGGGTGAGGGCACCCAGAGAGACCCTGGCGAAGGCAACTCCGAGTCCTGAGAGTCCAGAAAAACGGGCGAAAATCCCCACGCTCCCCCATATCAGCATGGAGGTGGCTATTTTAGCACGACCGTTCATATATCATCCCCGTGCTCCTCGAGCCACAGTTTGTAGGCCTCCCTGACCTCTCTTCTCCTGAACTCTGGAACGGCATCCTCGAACGGGTCAAAGCGCTCCAGCTTCCTCTCGTCCGGACCGATGTACGTGGTTATCAGGCCGACCTTGGAGTGCAGGCTCGATGGCAGGCGGAGTATCCTCTTGACGTCGACGGTAACGCGGCCGTCGAAGTAGGCCTTCGAGAAGGTGCTCGAAAGCGCGAAGAGCTTTGTGAGGGTTTTGTAACCTATCCCCTGCGGGAACGCCGTAAGCAGGCCCTTCCTCACGAAGTTCTCGTATATTTCCTCGCGGTTCTCAAGGAGCATCTCCACCTGGTTTCTCCTGAGGTTTATGTTGAACAGGTGGTTCTCGTTCATCCTCCTGAGGAAGTAGCCGAAGCGGAGGCGGAAGACGCGGTAGTAGCCGCTCGAGAGCATTATCTTCCTGCTCTGAATGTCGTCGAAGGTTATCTCCTCCGCCGCGCTGATGTAGGATAGAACCTTCTCCCTCGCCTTTC
This window of the Thermococcus siculi genome carries:
- the priS gene encoding DNA primase catalytic subunit PriS, with translation MSELFREATKAERARYYKKEWSAKKLPRFIVETLDNREFGFDHTGEGPSDRKNVFLDVRDLEDYIKATGPYAIYSSVALYENPRDMEGWLGAELVFDIDAKDLPLRRCQDLHEHGKVCPICLEDAKELARDTLIVLKEDFGFEDVHVIYSGRGYHIRVLDEWAMGLDGKAREKVLSYISAAEEITFDDIQSRKIMLSSGYYRVFRLRFGYFLRRMNENHLFNINLRRNQVEMLLENREEIYENFVRKGLLTAFPQGIGYKTLTKLFALSSTFSKAYFDGRVTVDVKRILRLPSSLHSKVGLITTYIGPDERKLERFDPFEDAVPEFRRREVREAYKLWLEEHGDDI